A region of uncultured Desulfobacter sp. DNA encodes the following proteins:
- the istB gene encoding IS21-like element helper ATPase IstB — translation MSMTITEIEKQLKVLRLSGMLATLESRALQANQSNAGMVEALSWLIQDELDHRSSSLRQRRFKASGLDEMKTLTEFDWGFNPKLPKKEIYELVTAKFIQNGEDALLIGSPGTGKSHIAKTIAHASVQLFQKTVYREAHVFFEDMFEAEQIQNRKKVFKLFTQADLLVIDDLFLRKKMPKDAADYLLDVIINRYARRKSTVITSNRPIEDWGLLLKDNAASSAILDRLLHHGHLLKFEGKSYRLKEAAQRLSRLPNNKEG, via the coding sequence ATGAGTATGACAATCACAGAAATCGAAAAACAATTAAAGGTTCTCAGGCTGAGCGGTATGCTGGCAACACTTGAAAGCCGGGCCTTGCAGGCCAATCAGTCTAATGCAGGTATGGTTGAGGCATTATCCTGGCTGATTCAAGATGAGCTGGACCATCGTTCATCCAGCTTAAGACAGCGCCGGTTTAAGGCTTCTGGGCTTGATGAGATGAAAACATTGACAGAATTTGACTGGGGTTTTAATCCCAAACTCCCCAAAAAGGAGATTTATGAGCTGGTGACAGCCAAGTTCATACAAAACGGCGAAGATGCCCTGCTGATAGGTTCCCCGGGTACTGGGAAGAGCCATATTGCCAAAACCATCGCCCATGCGTCCGTCCAATTGTTCCAGAAAACGGTTTACCGGGAAGCCCATGTTTTTTTTGAAGACATGTTTGAGGCTGAGCAGATTCAAAATCGAAAAAAGGTCTTCAAACTGTTTACACAGGCGGATCTTTTGGTTATTGATGATTTGTTCCTCCGGAAGAAAATGCCTAAAGATGCAGCTGACTACCTGCTGGATGTCATCATTAACCGATATGCCAGAAGGAAAAGTACCGTGATCACTTCCAATCGACCCATTGAAGACTGGGGTCTGCTTCTAAAAGACAATGCAGCATCATCGGCCATACTGGACCGGTTGCTTCACCATGGTCATCTGCTGAAATTTGAAGGGAAGAGTTACCGGCTCAAAGAGGCCGCCCAGAGGCTCTCCCGGCTGCCCAATAATAAAGAGGGATGA
- the tsaA gene encoding tRNA (N6-threonylcarbamoyladenosine(37)-N6)-methyltransferase TrmO, whose translation MTTDKTISFLPIGFVRTNATTLPRHWSVSQEKGVLEIFPEYASALRDIEIGQEIVVLFHFHKSPAFSSEYLFQTPPHRSSSRGVFSICSPIRPNAIGMSVVEVTSKDGRHIGVKHIDMIDGTPILDIKPLVTGQHDCPSAE comes from the coding sequence ATGACAACCGATAAAACCATTTCCTTTTTGCCCATTGGTTTTGTACGAACCAATGCAACAACACTGCCCAGGCACTGGTCTGTGTCACAGGAAAAAGGCGTATTGGAGATCTTTCCGGAATACGCTTCAGCCCTGCGTGATATTGAAATCGGGCAGGAAATCGTGGTGCTTTTCCATTTTCACAAAAGTCCGGCATTTAGTTCAGAATACCTGTTTCAGACCCCGCCCCACCGGTCATCAAGCAGAGGCGTATTCAGTATCTGCTCACCCATTAGGCCCAATGCCATTGGCATGAGTGTGGTTGAGGTGACAAGTAAAGACGGACGGCACATCGGGGTTAAGCACATCGACATGATTGACGGAACACCAATATTGGATATCAAGCCTCTGGTCACTGGGCAGCATGATTGTCCAAGTGCTGAATGA
- the nth gene encoding endonuclease III, with product MEQISQFVSVVIERLKTHYPVVNTQLDHASAFELLIATILSAQCTDGQVNKVTKELFARYPDPRALAGANLDDIKKIIFSTGFYNNKAKNIKACSHKIQNEFNGKVPRDIKALTSLPGVGRKTANVVRSVCFNFPTIVVDTHVLRVSGRLGLTDKKDPVKVEFELMDVLPRSVWNDIGLQFIYLGRRICHARKPACDRCFLNDLCPSVTSV from the coding sequence ATGGAACAGATATCCCAATTTGTGTCGGTTGTTATCGAAAGATTAAAAACGCACTATCCGGTTGTCAATACCCAGCTTGATCACGCCAGTGCCTTTGAGCTGCTCATTGCAACCATCCTGTCTGCCCAGTGCACGGATGGCCAGGTCAACAAGGTGACAAAGGAGTTGTTTGCCCGTTACCCTGATCCCAGGGCCCTTGCCGGGGCAAACCTTGATGATATAAAAAAAATCATTTTTTCCACCGGCTTTTACAATAACAAGGCAAAGAATATCAAGGCCTGTTCACACAAAATTCAAAATGAGTTCAACGGGAAGGTCCCCCGGGATATCAAAGCATTGACCAGTCTGCCCGGTGTGGGAAGGAAAACCGCCAATGTGGTCCGGTCCGTATGTTTTAATTTTCCAACCATTGTGGTGGATACCCATGTGCTCCGGGTGTCCGGGCGTCTTGGGCTTACCGATAAAAAAGATCCGGTCAAAGTTGAGTTTGAATTGATGGATGTTTTGCCCAGGTCTGTGTGGAACGATATCGGGTTGCAGTTTATCTATCTGGGTCGGCGGATCTGCCATGCCAGAAAACCAGCATGTGACCGGTGTTTTCTAAATGATTTGTGCCCGTCCGTTACCAGCGTTTGA
- a CDS encoding sigma-54 dependent transcriptional regulator: MRVAIVDDEPIACREIARGLSRRADYEIESFADGESFLKRMETVRFDLLLCDLKLPGMDGMEVLSLVKKSYPDTEVIIFTGYGSIDTAVAAVQSGAFHFLVKPVKMDLLFSLSRRALQAVQLIRETTELKKALIKQSREQFLIGHSPAIQDVLRMIDKVKSLNCSVLIQGESGTGKELVARALHFLGTRQKEPFIAFSCGGFSDDLITNELFGHEKGAFTGAVSTKIGLLESADKGTIFLDEIGMMPPNMQVKLLRFIQERNLLRVGGTRPISVDARLIAAGNHNLKKEVELQNFREDLYYRLNVVSIMLPPLRHRKEDIPLLIQHFLTRYNRQFKKDIAGVDKKAMAVLNQYPFPGNVRELENIIERGVALTENRYIGCEDLPRDLLELSFTSVDESQLESLEAVEKKYIEKILEQTGFNKGKAAQILNLPRTTLWRKMKKYKLD, from the coding sequence ATGCGTGTGGCCATCGTGGATGATGAGCCCATTGCATGCAGGGAAATAGCGCGGGGACTCAGTCGGCGGGCCGACTATGAGATTGAATCATTTGCGGATGGAGAATCTTTTCTAAAGCGCATGGAAACTGTGCGCTTTGACCTGCTTTTATGTGATTTGAAACTTCCGGGCATGGACGGCATGGAAGTGCTTTCCCTGGTTAAAAAGTCCTACCCTGATACCGAAGTCATTATTTTTACAGGTTATGGGTCCATTGATACAGCGGTTGCTGCCGTTCAGTCAGGGGCCTTTCACTTTCTGGTCAAGCCTGTGAAAATGGATCTTCTTTTTTCGTTAAGTCGGCGGGCACTGCAGGCCGTCCAGCTTATCCGGGAGACAACGGAACTTAAAAAAGCGCTGATCAAACAGTCCCGGGAGCAGTTTCTCATCGGGCACTCCCCGGCCATTCAGGACGTGCTGCGGATGATTGACAAGGTGAAATCCTTAAACTGCAGCGTTTTAATCCAGGGAGAAAGCGGTACCGGCAAGGAGCTTGTGGCCCGGGCCCTTCACTTTTTAGGCACACGCCAGAAGGAACCGTTCATAGCCTTCTCCTGCGGCGGCTTCTCCGACGATCTGATTACCAACGAACTGTTCGGCCATGAAAAAGGGGCGTTTACCGGAGCCGTCAGCACAAAGATCGGACTACTGGAATCCGCGGATAAAGGCACGATTTTTTTAGATGAGATCGGCATGATGCCGCCGAACATGCAGGTCAAACTATTACGGTTCATCCAGGAAAGAAATCTTCTGCGGGTGGGAGGAACCAGACCCATTTCGGTGGATGCCCGTCTGATCGCCGCCGGCAACCACAACCTGAAAAAAGAAGTTGAGCTGCAGAATTTCAGGGAGGATCTCTACTACCGCCTCAATGTGGTCTCCATCATGCTGCCGCCCCTGCGGCACCGCAAGGAGGATATCCCCCTGCTCATCCAGCATTTTCTGACCCGGTACAACAGACAGTTTAAAAAAGATATTGCCGGTGTGGACAAAAAGGCCATGGCCGTGCTCAACCAGTATCCTTTCCCAGGCAATGTCCGGGAACTTGAAAATATCATCGAACGCGGCGTAGCCCTGACCGAAAACAGGTATATCGGATGCGAAGATCTGCCCCGGGACCTTCTGGAACTCTCATTTACCAGTGTGGATGAATCACAGCTTGAATCGCTGGAGGCAGTTGAAAAAAAATACATTGAAAAGATTCTTGAGCAAACCGGGTTCAACAAGGGCAAAGCCGCCCAGATCCTCAACCTTCCCAGAACAACCCTGTGGCGGAAAATGAAAAAGTACAAGCTGGATTAA
- a CDS encoding thioesterase family protein — protein sequence MSEYVIENIKKYYLEMLPFNKVLGIDIKYLDYDSGEAVTIFEMKADLIGNSSAGILHGGVTASVLDLTGGLSALISCAKFQEGKSFEEIGQKLVESATINIRVDYLMPGRGESFECRSRIIRAGRRIVVTKIDLYNEHDVRIATGTGTYLIG from the coding sequence ATGAGTGAATATGTAATTGAGAATATAAAAAAATACTACCTTGAGATGCTGCCGTTCAATAAGGTTCTTGGGATTGATATAAAATATCTGGATTACGATTCGGGCGAGGCTGTTACCATCTTTGAGATGAAAGCGGATCTCATAGGAAATTCATCAGCCGGTATTCTGCATGGAGGCGTCACCGCATCAGTCCTTGATTTGACCGGAGGGCTTTCTGCACTGATTTCCTGTGCAAAATTTCAAGAAGGCAAATCTTTTGAAGAAATCGGTCAAAAACTTGTTGAATCTGCCACGATTAATATTCGGGTCGATTATTTAATGCCGGGCAGGGGTGAATCCTTCGAATGCAGAAGCCGAATTATCAGGGCCGGCAGACGCATAGTGGTTACAAAAATTGACCTTTACAATGAACATGATGTCCGGATCGCCACAGGAACAGGCACTTATCTGATTGGCTGA
- a CDS encoding transposase, giving the protein MGTNNCVMVLKDESDRILITYEAASENADDALAFLQNIKNCGMTVTSAFSDYSDSYVKAIREVFPDAKFQADHFHTAKNIWKHLKKSLLEYRRNLKAEGEKNKDEDMLEIASELWKMRWVLLKKPSNLTENEREKIEALEKIDSGFISTFRSIIDQIVNIFDHSNTDTQAKIKLKNLKNQIEKLESSYLDKITKFFSDHWDAAMQYLKKKGLAKYRRSSNSESGMRLLRRLEKNHDGIRSVETRKHYIKIYQAIKYLSADVTEFINSGTEKTYIMDM; this is encoded by the coding sequence ATGGGAACCAACAATTGTGTGATGGTTCTAAAAGATGAGTCGGACCGTATTCTTATTACTTATGAAGCCGCTTCGGAGAATGCTGATGATGCCCTTGCATTTTTACAAAATATAAAAAATTGCGGAATGACAGTTACTTCGGCATTCTCAGATTATTCAGACAGCTATGTGAAAGCAATCAGAGAGGTATTTCCTGATGCTAAATTTCAGGCTGATCATTTTCATACGGCGAAAAATATATGGAAACATCTAAAGAAATCCCTTCTGGAATATAGAAGAAACCTGAAAGCGGAAGGTGAAAAAAATAAGGATGAAGATATGCTGGAAATTGCCTCAGAACTTTGGAAAATGCGATGGGTATTATTAAAAAAGCCTTCCAACTTGACTGAAAATGAACGTGAAAAGATAGAAGCACTTGAAAAGATAGACAGCGGCTTTATTTCAACATTTCGTTCCATAATTGATCAGATTGTAAATATTTTTGATCATTCAAATACGGATACTCAAGCAAAAATCAAACTGAAGAATTTAAAAAATCAGATTGAAAAACTCGAAAGCAGTTACCTGGATAAGATAACGAAGTTTTTTTCTGATCACTGGGATGCTGCCATGCAGTATTTGAAGAAAAAAGGGTTGGCCAAATATCGGCGCTCCTCAAATTCGGAATCGGGTATGAGGCTTCTTAGACGTCTGGAAAAAAATCACGACGGCATAAGGTCAGTGGAAACACGAAAACACTATATAAAAATTTACCAGGCAATAAAATATTTGTCGGCTGATGTTACTGAGTTCATAAATTCAGGGACAGAAAAAACCTATATAATGGATATGTAA
- a CDS encoding YaeQ family protein, with translation MALKPTIFKANITLADVDRNVYDTLNLTLAQHPSESVERMMARVIAFCMNATEALTMTRGLSTVEEPDIWEKTLDGRIALWVEVGEPSFDRVKKAGRLSSAVRVYSFNLKSDSWWEKEGEKFQRLSAEVFQLQWKGIQELARLANRTMDLSVTVSDGVIYVSGYTGECEISWKPLKAN, from the coding sequence GTGGCCCTTAAACCAACAATTTTTAAAGCAAATATCACCTTGGCCGATGTGGACCGAAATGTTTACGATACCCTGAACCTTACCCTTGCCCAGCACCCTTCTGAATCTGTTGAGCGCATGATGGCCAGAGTGATCGCATTCTGCATGAATGCCACTGAAGCCCTGACCATGACCCGGGGGCTTTCCACTGTGGAGGAGCCGGATATCTGGGAGAAAACCCTGGATGGCAGGATTGCCCTCTGGGTTGAGGTGGGAGAACCTTCCTTTGACCGGGTCAAAAAGGCCGGACGGCTCTCTTCTGCAGTGCGGGTATATTCCTTTAACCTCAAGTCAGACAGCTGGTGGGAGAAGGAAGGGGAAAAGTTCCAGAGGTTAAGTGCGGAGGTCTTTCAACTCCAATGGAAAGGCATACAGGAACTGGCTCGATTGGCCAACAGGACAATGGACCTTTCAGTTACGGTTTCAGACGGGGTTATTTATGTTTCCGGGTATACCGGGGAGTGCGAAATTTCCTGGAAACCCCTTAAGGCGAATTAG
- a CDS encoding tRNA 4-thiouridine(8) synthase ThiI — protein MTHTKTTRQVKALGLCSGGLDSMLAALLLKDQGIDVTWISFETPFFDAYAAKKASRQIGIPLIVEDITDAYMEMMKAPRAGFGKNMNPCMDCHTLMFARAGAVMMEMGADFLFSGEVVGQRPKSQTKNSLRYVEKNSGFDGLILRPLSAGILPETIVEQKGLVDRSRLLSINGRSRKPQAALAEKYGIMEYPSPAGGCLLTDKGFSQRLRDLLYVQKTQNKTQLHLLKHGRHFRLDNLSKLVVGRKKTENKRIMDLYDPDTHIRLRCTHLPGPDALVFGQTDEKALRLAATITAGYTKAPAGALTKITIFQKQGIREMEVVTPESGAFHDLLIQRP, from the coding sequence ATGACCCATACTAAAACCACAAGACAGGTCAAGGCCCTGGGACTTTGTTCGGGCGGACTTGACAGCATGCTGGCAGCCCTGCTGCTCAAAGACCAGGGTATTGATGTGACCTGGATCAGTTTTGAAACCCCCTTTTTTGATGCCTACGCCGCAAAAAAAGCCTCCAGACAGATCGGTATTCCCCTGATTGTAGAAGACATCACCGATGCCTACATGGAGATGATGAAAGCACCCAGAGCAGGTTTCGGCAAAAACATGAACCCCTGTATGGACTGCCATACACTGATGTTTGCCAGGGCAGGCGCCGTGATGATGGAAATGGGTGCCGACTTTCTCTTTTCAGGAGAGGTGGTGGGCCAGCGGCCCAAATCACAAACCAAGAATTCCTTGCGTTATGTGGAAAAGAATAGCGGCTTTGACGGACTGATCCTTCGCCCCTTGAGCGCAGGCATACTACCCGAAACCATTGTCGAGCAAAAGGGTCTTGTGGACCGAAGCCGTCTTTTGTCCATCAACGGACGAAGCAGAAAACCCCAGGCCGCCCTGGCAGAAAAGTACGGCATCATGGAGTACCCCTCTCCGGCCGGCGGATGCCTGCTCACGGACAAAGGGTTTTCCCAGAGGTTAAGGGATCTTTTATATGTCCAGAAAACCCAGAACAAAACCCAGCTGCATCTGCTCAAACACGGCCGTCACTTCCGCCTGGACAATTTGTCCAAGCTTGTGGTGGGCAGGAAAAAAACAGAAAACAAACGGATCATGGATCTCTATGATCCCGATACCCACATCCGGCTTCGCTGTACCCACCTGCCCGGCCCGGATGCCCTGGTTTTCGGCCAGACCGACGAAAAGGCCCTGCGCCTGGCAGCCACCATCACAGCCGGGTACACCAAAGCCCCTGCCGGTGCATTAACGAAGATCACTATTTTTCAAAAACAGGGGATCAGGGAAATGGAAGTTGTCACCCCTGAATCCGGGGCCTTTCACGACCTGTTGATACAGAGACCCTGA
- a CDS encoding metallophosphoesterase: MFHLQRIGLLGDVHCQCQLLDVIVSFLNSRHLLILCTGDIVDGAGDPNKCIELLQSNNILTVLGNHDRWLLDNEMRSLPDTTDFTELTTNSVEFLNSLPITLEFSTPSGIALLCHGLGENNMAKLGPDIMVMALSSIWIFRGYRDKIILSLSSMVTPIEEW, translated from the coding sequence ATGTTTCATTTACAACGAATTGGTTTACTTGGTGATGTGCATTGTCAGTGCCAACTCCTTGACGTGATCGTATCTTTTTTGAATTCCAGACACCTATTGATTCTTTGTACAGGCGATATAGTAGATGGTGCTGGAGACCCCAACAAATGCATAGAACTTCTTCAGAGCAATAATATTCTGACGGTCTTGGGTAATCATGATCGTTGGCTATTGGACAATGAAATGAGATCGCTTCCAGACACAACCGATTTTACCGAATTGACGACAAATTCTGTCGAATTTCTAAATTCCCTTCCCATAACTCTTGAATTTTCCACTCCATCCGGAATAGCGTTGCTTTGCCATGGTCTTGGTGAAAATAACATGGCTAAGTTGGGTCCGGATATTATGGTTATGGCCTTGAGTTCAATATGGATTTTCAGAGGCTACAGGGACAAGATCATCTTAAGTTTGTCCTCCATGGTCACACCCATCGAAGAATGGTGA